The Pseudonocardia sp. HH130630-07 DNA window GCGAGGACCGGCGGCGCGTGCTGCGCGGCCGGGCGGGGAGGGGCGCGGTGGCCCGGGATCAGTGGGCCGACGGCCCCGGACAGGTGCCGCCGTTGATCCGGCACAGGTCGATGTGCCGACGGCTGGTGAGCAGCCGCGCTCGCGCGCCGGTCACCGCAGGGCCTGCAACATCTCGTAGCCGGACCGGCCGTCGGTGAGCCGCCAGGACCGCATCCAGGCGTAGGTCTCGGCGAAACGCCGTTCGGTGAACGGGACGATGTGGGTGTAGCGGTGGTGGTCACGGCGCAGGTCGGCCGGGTCCAGCCGGTCACCGGCCTCGGCGGCGATCAGCGGCGCCCAGCGGTCGCGGTCGGCGTTGATCAGGTCCACGGCCCGGTTCACCGCTGCGCGGTAGGCCGCCTGCTGCTCCGCGGTCAGGTGCGGCGCGACGACCTGCGAGCCGCGGTAGGCGTAGCTGCCCAGCACGTGGGCGCCGCGGGCCAGCGCCGCGCTGAGGAAGGGCTCCATCAGCATGGTCGCCCGGGAGGTGCCGTCGAGCAGCGCGTCGAGCCGGTCGACCGGCCGGCCGCCGTGCACCAGGTCGATCCGCTGCCGGGGCACCGTCCCCTCCAGCAGGTGCAGTGCGGTGTAGTGCGAGCCGGTGTACTCGTTGATCGAGACCGGGACCCCGGCGACGTCGTGCGGCTCGTTGAGCCCGGGATCCAGGCTGACCAGCGCCTGGGCGACGACGGCAGCCCGCAGGTGCCCGATCCGGCCGCCGCGCGCGTCACGCTCCAGCCGGTCGATGCCGCCCCACTCGCACACGTTGTAGACGTCGGCGCGGGAGGCGGTGAACTGCGACTCCTTGTGCCGCACCGCGGGGTTGCGCCGGGTGTCGGCGGACCGGTCGCCCGGGTCCTCGAAACGGACCGACAGACCGGCCTCGGCGAACAGCCCCTCGGACACCGCGACCAGCTCGGGCAGGTCGAAGACGACGTGGTTGGGCGCCACCACGATCTCGTCACGCTCCGCTGTCATGTCCG harbors:
- a CDS encoding ABC transporter substrate-binding protein, whose translation is MTAERDEIVVAPNHVVFDLPELVAVSEGLFAEAGLSVRFEDPGDRSADTRRNPAVRHKESQFTASRADVYNVCEWGGIDRLERDARGGRIGHLRAAVVAQALVSLDPGLNEPHDVAGVPVSINEYTGSHYTALHLLEGTVPRQRIDLVHGGRPVDRLDALLDGTSRATMLMEPFLSAALARGAHVLGSYAYRGSQVVAPHLTAEQQAAYRAAVNRAVDLINADRDRWAPLIAAEAGDRLDPADLRRDHHRYTHIVPFTERRFAETYAWMRSWRLTDGRSGYEMLQALR